TTTTGGAACCGGGAATCCTGCCCATTCGGACTACTCCATCCATGCACTGTAGCGTAACTCGTTTTGAGCCAAGTAAACTTGCTACTGTTGCCAGAACTTCGTTTCTGTCCTTACGTGGAGTTCGTACCCTTGTTACTTCCTGGGGACCGTTTCCTGGTCCTACTGGTTTATTAGATCCTGCCTGTCTTTTCCGAATTGTGCTCCTGTAATTAGCCAGATTAATTCCTCCTCTGCTGATTTTTATCTTAATGATTTCAATGCTGAATTGAGTTTACTGTTTTTTATTCCCAATTCCTCTTGTTTTTCCTTCTTTTATGGGTGCCATCAAAGACATTTACTGTTTTGAACAGGTGCAATTAAATTGTTCTGTTTCTGATTTCTGGACGCATTCGTAAAAACAAGAGACGAAAAACAAAGTAAATAAAAAAACGAATAGTGAAAATGAATTGAGTGTTAATTCAATAAAGAAATTAACACTCAATGCAGATAATCATTAGAACTTCCTGTGGTTAGCAAGACAATCTCTGCAGTAAACCGGCCGACCTTCGGTTGGCTTGAATGGAACTTCAGTCTCAACACCGCAGTCAGAACAGGTTACTTTAGTCATTTCTCTGGGACCGCTGTTGCCGCCTCTGAAACCACCATTTCCACCACGGTTGCCGTCTCTGCCACCCCGGTAAGAATTTCCTCTGTCATTAAAACCCATTTTTGTTTCACCTCCGCTTATAGCGGGTATCTATAGAGTAAAAACAAGATTGTATAAAATTTATTGATTAAAAACAAAAAAAATGGTTTTTAATAACAATTATACGTCTCTTAATTTTCAACTACTCCTACATAGTATTTCAATTATATAAATTTACCTATCAAAAAATCGATTAACAGGAATAAAATCAGACAGGAACAAAATTAGCTCAAAAAAAAGATATAGCAGGTGATAGGAGACGTTTTTTGATTAAAAGAGAGTCTCAAAGAAAGCTCAAAACTGTAGCAAATGATATGTGTAAAGCAGAATCATTAAATAAAATACATTATAAAAATAAGTGGTCCGTTTTACCCGTCCAAGCTAAGCAAAACGGACAGA
The Methanosarcina sp. WWM596 DNA segment above includes these coding regions:
- a CDS encoding CxxC-x17-CxxC domain-containing protein, translating into MGFNDRGNSYRGGRDGNRGGNGGFRGGNSGPREMTKVTCSDCGVETEVPFKPTEGRPVYCRDCLANHRKF
- the eif1A gene encoding translation initiation factor eIF-1A — protein: MRKRQAGSNKPVGPGNGPQEVTRVRTPRKDRNEVLATVASLLGSKRVTLQCMDGVVRMGRIPGSKKKRMWIREGDVVIANPWEVQDSKADVTWKYTRPQIEWLERKGYLN